A region from the Flavobacterium enshiense genome encodes:
- a CDS encoding GIY-YIG nuclease family protein, with the protein MHYVYILYSPQKETFYIGETADLDRRLQWHLSKEFKNAHSAIAEDWQLFFKINCKNITQARKIENHIKAMKSKKYIQNLTIYPDITIRLLEKYNQL; encoded by the coding sequence ATGCACTACGTTTACATTCTTTACTCGCCCCAAAAAGAAACTTTTTACATCGGAGAAACTGCCGACCTAGACAGAAGACTTCAGTGGCACCTTTCAAAAGAATTCAAAAATGCTCATTCTGCAATCGCTGAAGACTGGCAACTATTTTTCAAGATAAACTGCAAAAACATCACTCAAGCAAGAAAGATCGAAAACCACATTAAAGCGATGAAGTCCAAAAAATACATCCAAAACCTGACTATTTACCCAGACATAACAATCAGATTACTGGAAAAATACAACCAATTATAA